In a genomic window of Helianthus annuus cultivar XRQ/B chromosome 10, HanXRQr2.0-SUNRISE, whole genome shotgun sequence:
- the LOC110880458 gene encoding uncharacterized protein LOC110880458, translating to MKECLIELPTLTAPFEKEPLILYFSSSDKAVGSVLLIERNGVQTPIYYVSRMLTDPETRYSTMEKLVLALLHASRRLRRYFTGHVITVLANFHIGTILQKPETSGRLAKWAIELGGHNNLYKPRPTIKGQVLADFITEVPAKKVKDCEIVEAPTKDTSDGLWLLYTDGASNEDDSGAGLRLVSPEKHEFTYAIRLDFKNTNNEVGYEAFLAGLRLAIKMGAKNLQAHVDSLLIASQVNGFYDAKGDVMALYLDQAKELLQKFTTYRVVHINRSENKQADALSKLASTSFQHLAKEVRIEVLKNPSVLLRQVNVIEIGQPSWMTPIIHYLQEGILPENKAEARKIQHKALHYEMNDGILYR from the coding sequence atgaaggagtgtttgatcgAACTCCCAACGTTGACCGCACCGTTTGAAAAGGAGCCGCTCATCTTGTACTTCTCATCATCAGACAAGGCAGTGGGTTCAGTATTGCTTATAGAAAGAAACGGGGTTCAGACTCCAATCTACTATGTCAGTAGAATGCTGACAGatccagaaacaagatattcaacGATGGAGAAACTGGTACTAGCGCTGCTGCATGCCTCTAGAAGgctgcgccgatacttcacaggccaCGTCATCACCGTACTGGCCAATTTCCACATTGGGACGATATTACAAAAACCGGAGACATCCGGGCGATTAGCGAAGTGGGCGATCGAGCTGGGGGGCCACAACAATTTGTATAAGCCGCGCCCAACCATCAAGGGTCAAGTCCTTGCAGACTTTATCACAGAAGTCCCAGCGAAAAAGGTCAAAGATTGTGAAATCGTTGAAGCTCCCACAAAAGATACATCAGATGGGCTATGGTTGCTATACACAGATGGTGCCTCAAACGAGGACGACTCAGGAGCCGGATTGCGCCTGGTGAGCCCTGAAAAGCATGAATTTACATACGCTATCAGGTTGGATTTTAAAAATACCAACAATGAGGTAGGGTACGAGGCATTTCTGGCAGGCTTGCGCCTCGCCATTAAAATGGGAGCTAAAAATCTACAAGCGCACGTTGATTCACTTTTGATCGCCAGCCAAGTCAACGGATTCTATGACGCAAAAGGCGACGTTATGGCCTTATATCTGGATCAAGCAAAAGAGCTACTGCAGAAGTTCACGACATACAGGGTCGTACACATCAATCGCTCCGAAAACAAACAGGCAGACGCTTTAAGCAAGCTCGCGTCAACTTCCTTTCAGCATCTCGCAAAGGAGGTAAGGATTGAAGTACTCAAAAATCCATCAGTCCTGCTGCGCCAGGTGAACGTGATCGAAATAGGGCAGCCATCCTGGATGACCCCTATAATCCACTATCTACAGGAAGGGATACTCCCAGAGAACAAAGCAGAGGCAAGGAAAATCCAGCACAAAGCCCTGCATTATGAAATGAATGATGGTATTCTGTATCGGTAA